A window of Flavobacterium flavigenum contains these coding sequences:
- the rimO gene encoding 30S ribosomal protein S12 methylthiotransferase RimO, translating into MRTKSLKKNKINVITLGCSKNVYDSEVLMGQLRANGKEVQHEAPEKEEGNIIVINTCGFIDNAKAESVNMILEYADKKDKGLVDKVFVTGCLSERYRPDLEKEIPNVDQYFGTTELPQLLKALGADYKHELLGERLTTTPKNYAYLKIAEGCDRPCSFCAIPLMRGGHVSQPIEKLVKEAQGLAKNGVKELILIAQDLTYYGLDLYKKRNLAELLEALAAVEGIEWIRLHYAYPTGFPMDVLELMKREPKICNYIDIPLQHISDNILKSMRRGTTQAKTTQLLKDFRAAVPGMAIRTTLIVGYPGETQEDFEILKDFVQEMKFDRMGCFAYSHEENTHAYLLEDDVPADVKQARANEIMELQSQISWDLNQEKIGQIYKCIIDRKEGAHFVGRTEFDSPDVDNEVLIDASKHYVKTGEFVNIRIIEATEFDLYGEPA; encoded by the coding sequence ATGAGAACCAAGTCTTTAAAAAAGAACAAAATTAACGTAATCACTCTTGGGTGTTCGAAAAATGTATATGATAGTGAAGTGCTTATGGGACAGCTTCGTGCAAACGGAAAAGAAGTACAACATGAAGCACCTGAAAAAGAAGAAGGAAACATTATCGTAATCAATACTTGTGGTTTTATAGATAATGCGAAAGCAGAATCTGTAAATATGATTTTGGAATATGCTGATAAAAAAGACAAAGGTTTGGTTGACAAAGTTTTTGTAACAGGATGCCTATCCGAACGTTACAGACCTGATTTGGAAAAAGAAATTCCGAATGTAGATCAATATTTTGGAACAACAGAACTGCCTCAGCTCTTAAAAGCGCTGGGTGCAGATTATAAACATGAATTGCTAGGAGAACGTTTAACGACTACTCCCAAAAATTACGCCTATTTAAAAATTGCTGAAGGCTGTGACAGACCATGCAGTTTCTGTGCCATTCCGCTAATGCGTGGAGGACACGTTTCTCAACCAATCGAAAAATTAGTAAAAGAAGCACAAGGTTTAGCTAAAAACGGCGTAAAAGAATTGATATTAATAGCTCAGGACCTGACGTATTATGGACTTGACCTGTATAAAAAAAGAAATCTTGCAGAATTATTAGAAGCATTAGCCGCAGTTGAAGGAATTGAATGGATTCGTTTGCACTACGCTTATCCTACCGGTTTCCCGATGGATGTTTTGGAATTAATGAAACGCGAGCCTAAAATTTGCAATTATATTGATATTCCGTTGCAGCATATTTCGGATAACATTCTAAAATCGATGCGTCGCGGAACAACTCAGGCGAAAACGACTCAGTTACTGAAAGATTTCCGTGCTGCGGTTCCGGGAATGGCCATCAGAACCACTTTAATTGTTGGATATCCTGGTGAAACACAAGAAGATTTTGAAATTTTGAAAGATTTTGTTCAGGAAATGAAATTTGACAGAATGGGCTGTTTTGCTTACTCTCATGAAGAAAACACCCATGCTTATTTATTGGAAGATGATGTCCCTGCTGATGTAAAACAAGCCAGAGCCAATGAAATCATGGAATTACAATCACAAATTTCATGGGATTTGAATCAGGAAAAAATAGGCCAGATTTACAAATGTATTATTGACAGAAAAGAAGGCGCTCATTTTGTGGGAAGAACAGAATTTGACAGTCCGGATGTTGACAATGAAGTCTTAATAGACGCCTCAAAACATTATGTAAAAACTGGCGAATTTGTTAATATAAGGATAATAGAAGCAACAGAATTTGAT